ATCTGGCTACATAAGGCCACTGAAGTTTTGCGTCAAAGCTTACAATAATAATTAAACACGCCACATAAGACGTGTAGGAGACTATCTTTTGAATTCAATTGAAGAGAAGCCAATTAAACAGGCCAGTTTTTTAGATGCCATAATCCCAATTACTGTGCTCGTGTGCCTATTAGGCGCTGCTGTTTATTTATTCGGTGATAATTCATCATCGGGTCCTAACCAAATCGCTTTATTATTCGCTACGTTTACCGCGGCATTAATTGGCTTAAAAAATGGTTACACCTGGAAGAAACTAGAACAAGCCATGATTGAGGGGATCACCTTATCCCTTGGAGCAATCATTATACTGTTAATGGTGGGTGCCTTAATTGGTACTTGGTTGTTATCAGGAACTGTACCCACTCTAATTTACTATGGCTTACAAATTATCAATCCTAGCTGGTTCTATGCCGCTAGTTGTTTAATTTGTGGCATTGTCGCTATGAGTATTGGTAGCTCTTGGACTACAGCAGCGACTATCGGTGTGGCGTTACTAGGTGTTGCAACTGGTCTTGGTCTTGAACAAGTAGTCACAGCGGGTGCGGTTATCTCAGGCGCCTACTTTGGTGATAAATTAAGCCCGCTTTCAGAAACAACGAACTTAGCACCAGCAGTAGCAGGGGCTGATTTATTTGAGCATATTCATCACATGCTTTGGACTACAGTGCCAAGCTTCATTATTGCGTTAATTATTTTTATTTTTATGGGCTTTAATGCCGGTGCTTCAGCTGAAGCTGGGCGTATTGATGAAATCGTTAATTTATTAGAGCAAAACTTTAATATTGGTTTTGAAATGCTAGTACCACTGGTGGTGTTGCTGTTTTTAGCAA
Above is a window of Pseudoalteromonas shioyasakiensis DNA encoding:
- the nhaC gene encoding Na+/H+ antiporter NhaC, with protein sequence MNSIEEKPIKQASFLDAIIPITVLVCLLGAAVYLFGDNSSSGPNQIALLFATFTAALIGLKNGYTWKKLEQAMIEGITLSLGAIIILLMVGALIGTWLLSGTVPTLIYYGLQIINPSWFYAASCLICGIVAMSIGSSWTTAATIGVALLGVATGLGLEQVVTAGAVISGAYFGDKLSPLSETTNLAPAVAGADLFEHIHHMLWTTVPSFIIALIIFIFMGFNAGASAEAGRIDEIVNLLEQNFNIGFEMLVPLVVLLFLAIRKMPAFPAISIGAVLGAIWAMLFQSDLINSQIDASQGQAIGYFKLVWTTFFDGFSIDTGDEKMDSLLSGGGMAGMLTTTWLIMTALMFGAIMEKTGLLDMFVKSILKIAKSTGSLITATIATCIGTNAVAADQYIAIVVPGRMFKDEYEKRGLKPVNLSRTLEDGGTITSPLIPWNTCGAYMQSVLLINPFDYAMYAFFNLINPFLAVVYAYFGIKILRITPKHLKQEANAE